One window from the genome of Candoia aspera isolate rCanAsp1 chromosome 15, rCanAsp1.hap2, whole genome shotgun sequence encodes:
- the PITPNB gene encoding phosphatidylinositol transfer protein beta isoform isoform X4, with protein sequence MVLIKEFRVVLPCSVQEYQVGQLYSVAEASKNETGGGEGIQVLTNEPYEKDGERGQYTHKIYHLKSKVPGFVRMFAPEGSLVFHEKAWNAYPYCRTVVTNEYMKDDFFIKIETWHKPDLGTSDNVHGLDPNTWKNVEVVSIDIADRNQVEPGDYKADEDPALFQSVKTKRGPLGTDWKKELAAAEDCPKMCAYKLVTIKFKWWGLQNKIENFIQKQEKRIFTNFHRQLFCWIDRWIDLTMEDIRRMEDETQRELEALRNQGEVRGTSAANDE encoded by the exons ATGGTGCTGATCAAGGAATT CCGCGTGGTTTTGCCGTGCTCGGTGCAGGAG TATCAGGTTGGACAGCTTTATTCCGTGGCTGAGGCCAGTAAAAACGAAACTGGAGGCGGAGAAGGCATCCAGGTCTTAACCAACGAGCCTTACGAGAAGGATGGCGAAAGGGGGCAATATACACACAAGATCTACCACCTGAAGAG CAAAGTGCCTGGCTTTGTGCGGATGTTTGCCCCAGAAGGCTCCCTAGTATTTCATGAAAAGGCCTGGAATGCATATCCTTACTGTAGAACAG TCGTTACG AACGAATACATGAAAGATGACTTCTTTATCAAAATTGAGACTTGGCATAAGCCTGACCTGGGGACATCAGACAAT GTCCATGGCTTGGACCCTAATACATGGAAAAACGTTGAAGTTGTTTCTATCGATATAGCAGACAGAAACCAAGTGGAGCCTGGG GACTACAAAGCTGATGAGGACCCAGCCTTGTTTCAGTCGGTCAAGACCAAAAGAGGCCCTTTGGGGACTGACTGGAAG AAGGAGTTGGCAGCTGCTGAAGATTGTCCAAAAATGTGTGCTTACAAGCTTGTGACCATTAAGTTTAAGTGGTGGGGACTGCAGAATAAAATTGAGAACTTTATTCAGAAG caagaaaaaaggaTATTCACCAACTTCCATCGGCAGCTTTTCTGCTGGATTGATCGGTGGATTGACCTTACGATGGAAGACATCCGGCGAATGGAGGATGAAACCCAGAGAGAGCTGGAGGCG CTGCGCAACCAAGGAGAAGTGAGAGGAACCAGTGCCGCTAATGACGAATGA
- the PITPNB gene encoding phosphatidylinositol transfer protein beta isoform isoform X1: MVLIKEFRVVLPCSVQEYQVGQLYSVAEASKNETGGGEGIQVLTNEPYEKDGERGQYTHKIYHLKSKVPGFVRMFAPEGSLVFHEKAWNAYPYCRTGECMEYMKDDFFIKIETWHKPDLGTSDNVHGLDPNTWKNVEVVSIDIADRNQVEPGDYKADEDPALFQSVKTKRGPLGTDWKKELAAAEDCPKMCAYKLVTIKFKWWGLQNKIENFIQKQEKRIFTNFHRQLFCWIDRWIDLTMEDIRRMEDETQRELEALRNQGEVRGTSAANDE, from the exons ATGGTGCTGATCAAGGAATT CCGCGTGGTTTTGCCGTGCTCGGTGCAGGAG TATCAGGTTGGACAGCTTTATTCCGTGGCTGAGGCCAGTAAAAACGAAACTGGAGGCGGAGAAGGCATCCAGGTCTTAACCAACGAGCCTTACGAGAAGGATGGCGAAAGGGGGCAATATACACACAAGATCTACCACCTGAAGAG CAAAGTGCCTGGCTTTGTGCGGATGTTTGCCCCAGAAGGCTCCCTAGTATTTCATGAAAAGGCCTGGAATGCATATCCTTACTGTAGAACAGGTGAGTGcatg GAATACATGAAAGATGACTTCTTTATCAAAATTGAGACTTGGCATAAGCCTGACCTGGGGACATCAGACAAT GTCCATGGCTTGGACCCTAATACATGGAAAAACGTTGAAGTTGTTTCTATCGATATAGCAGACAGAAACCAAGTGGAGCCTGGG GACTACAAAGCTGATGAGGACCCAGCCTTGTTTCAGTCGGTCAAGACCAAAAGAGGCCCTTTGGGGACTGACTGGAAG AAGGAGTTGGCAGCTGCTGAAGATTGTCCAAAAATGTGTGCTTACAAGCTTGTGACCATTAAGTTTAAGTGGTGGGGACTGCAGAATAAAATTGAGAACTTTATTCAGAAG caagaaaaaaggaTATTCACCAACTTCCATCGGCAGCTTTTCTGCTGGATTGATCGGTGGATTGACCTTACGATGGAAGACATCCGGCGAATGGAGGATGAAACCCAGAGAGAGCTGGAGGCG CTGCGCAACCAAGGAGAAGTGAGAGGAACCAGTGCCGCTAATGACGAATGA
- the PITPNB gene encoding phosphatidylinositol transfer protein beta isoform isoform X3, with translation MVLIKEFRVVLPCSVQEVGQLYSVAEASKNETGGGEGIQVLTNEPYEKDGERGQYTHKIYHLKSKVPGFVRMFAPEGSLVFHEKAWNAYPYCRTGECMEYMKDDFFIKIETWHKPDLGTSDNVHGLDPNTWKNVEVVSIDIADRNQVEPGDYKADEDPALFQSVKTKRGPLGTDWKKELAAAEDCPKMCAYKLVTIKFKWWGLQNKIENFIQKQEKRIFTNFHRQLFCWIDRWIDLTMEDIRRMEDETQRELEALRNQGEVRGTSAANDE, from the exons ATGGTGCTGATCAAGGAATT CCGCGTGGTTTTGCCGTGCTCGGTGCAGGAG GTTGGACAGCTTTATTCCGTGGCTGAGGCCAGTAAAAACGAAACTGGAGGCGGAGAAGGCATCCAGGTCTTAACCAACGAGCCTTACGAGAAGGATGGCGAAAGGGGGCAATATACACACAAGATCTACCACCTGAAGAG CAAAGTGCCTGGCTTTGTGCGGATGTTTGCCCCAGAAGGCTCCCTAGTATTTCATGAAAAGGCCTGGAATGCATATCCTTACTGTAGAACAGGTGAGTGcatg GAATACATGAAAGATGACTTCTTTATCAAAATTGAGACTTGGCATAAGCCTGACCTGGGGACATCAGACAAT GTCCATGGCTTGGACCCTAATACATGGAAAAACGTTGAAGTTGTTTCTATCGATATAGCAGACAGAAACCAAGTGGAGCCTGGG GACTACAAAGCTGATGAGGACCCAGCCTTGTTTCAGTCGGTCAAGACCAAAAGAGGCCCTTTGGGGACTGACTGGAAG AAGGAGTTGGCAGCTGCTGAAGATTGTCCAAAAATGTGTGCTTACAAGCTTGTGACCATTAAGTTTAAGTGGTGGGGACTGCAGAATAAAATTGAGAACTTTATTCAGAAG caagaaaaaaggaTATTCACCAACTTCCATCGGCAGCTTTTCTGCTGGATTGATCGGTGGATTGACCTTACGATGGAAGACATCCGGCGAATGGAGGATGAAACCCAGAGAGAGCTGGAGGCG CTGCGCAACCAAGGAGAAGTGAGAGGAACCAGTGCCGCTAATGACGAATGA
- the PITPNB gene encoding phosphatidylinositol transfer protein beta isoform isoform X5, which produces MVLIKEFRVVLPCSVQEYQVGQLYSVAEASKNETGGGEGIQVLTNEPYEKDGERGQYTHKIYHLKSKVPGFVRMFAPEGSLVFHEKAWNAYPYCRTVVTNEYMKDDFFIKIETWHKPDLGTSDNVHGLDPNTWKNVEVVSIDIADRNQVEPGDYKADEDPALFQSVKTKRGPLGTDWKKELAAAEDCPKMCAYKLVTIKFKWWGLQNKIENFIQKQEKRIFTNFHRQLFCWIDRWIDLTMEDIRRMEDETQRELEAMRKKGCVRGTLAASV; this is translated from the exons ATGGTGCTGATCAAGGAATT CCGCGTGGTTTTGCCGTGCTCGGTGCAGGAG TATCAGGTTGGACAGCTTTATTCCGTGGCTGAGGCCAGTAAAAACGAAACTGGAGGCGGAGAAGGCATCCAGGTCTTAACCAACGAGCCTTACGAGAAGGATGGCGAAAGGGGGCAATATACACACAAGATCTACCACCTGAAGAG CAAAGTGCCTGGCTTTGTGCGGATGTTTGCCCCAGAAGGCTCCCTAGTATTTCATGAAAAGGCCTGGAATGCATATCCTTACTGTAGAACAG TCGTTACG AACGAATACATGAAAGATGACTTCTTTATCAAAATTGAGACTTGGCATAAGCCTGACCTGGGGACATCAGACAAT GTCCATGGCTTGGACCCTAATACATGGAAAAACGTTGAAGTTGTTTCTATCGATATAGCAGACAGAAACCAAGTGGAGCCTGGG GACTACAAAGCTGATGAGGACCCAGCCTTGTTTCAGTCGGTCAAGACCAAAAGAGGCCCTTTGGGGACTGACTGGAAG AAGGAGTTGGCAGCTGCTGAAGATTGTCCAAAAATGTGTGCTTACAAGCTTGTGACCATTAAGTTTAAGTGGTGGGGACTGCAGAATAAAATTGAGAACTTTATTCAGAAG caagaaaaaaggaTATTCACCAACTTCCATCGGCAGCTTTTCTGCTGGATTGATCGGTGGATTGACCTTACGATGGAAGACATCCGGCGAATGGAGGATGAAACCCAGAGAGAGCTGGAGGCG ATGCGTAAGAAGGGTTGTGTTCGAGGAACATTGGCTGCCAGCGTCTAG
- the PITPNB gene encoding phosphatidylinositol transfer protein beta isoform isoform X2: MVLIKEFRVVLPCSVQEYQVGQLYSVAEASKNETGGGEGIQVLTNEPYEKDGERGQYTHKIYHLKSKVPGFVRMFAPEGSLVFHEKAWNAYPYCRTGECMEYMKDDFFIKIETWHKPDLGTSDNVHGLDPNTWKNVEVVSIDIADRNQVEPGDYKADEDPALFQSVKTKRGPLGTDWKKELAAAEDCPKMCAYKLVTIKFKWWGLQNKIENFIQKQEKRIFTNFHRQLFCWIDRWIDLTMEDIRRMEDETQRELEAMRKKGCVRGTLAASV, encoded by the exons ATGGTGCTGATCAAGGAATT CCGCGTGGTTTTGCCGTGCTCGGTGCAGGAG TATCAGGTTGGACAGCTTTATTCCGTGGCTGAGGCCAGTAAAAACGAAACTGGAGGCGGAGAAGGCATCCAGGTCTTAACCAACGAGCCTTACGAGAAGGATGGCGAAAGGGGGCAATATACACACAAGATCTACCACCTGAAGAG CAAAGTGCCTGGCTTTGTGCGGATGTTTGCCCCAGAAGGCTCCCTAGTATTTCATGAAAAGGCCTGGAATGCATATCCTTACTGTAGAACAGGTGAGTGcatg GAATACATGAAAGATGACTTCTTTATCAAAATTGAGACTTGGCATAAGCCTGACCTGGGGACATCAGACAAT GTCCATGGCTTGGACCCTAATACATGGAAAAACGTTGAAGTTGTTTCTATCGATATAGCAGACAGAAACCAAGTGGAGCCTGGG GACTACAAAGCTGATGAGGACCCAGCCTTGTTTCAGTCGGTCAAGACCAAAAGAGGCCCTTTGGGGACTGACTGGAAG AAGGAGTTGGCAGCTGCTGAAGATTGTCCAAAAATGTGTGCTTACAAGCTTGTGACCATTAAGTTTAAGTGGTGGGGACTGCAGAATAAAATTGAGAACTTTATTCAGAAG caagaaaaaaggaTATTCACCAACTTCCATCGGCAGCTTTTCTGCTGGATTGATCGGTGGATTGACCTTACGATGGAAGACATCCGGCGAATGGAGGATGAAACCCAGAGAGAGCTGGAGGCG ATGCGTAAGAAGGGTTGTGTTCGAGGAACATTGGCTGCCAGCGTCTAG